From a region of the Mercurialis annua linkage group LG1-X, ddMerAnnu1.2, whole genome shotgun sequence genome:
- the LOC126664332 gene encoding probable LRR receptor-like serine/threonine-protein kinase At2g16250, producing MGRTLLQLLLQIPPILLLFLIHYTLAQQAFLNSTIERSALLDLRSSLGLRGTDWPIKSDPCRTWNGVHCKNGRVTGISVSGFKRTRIGRLNPSFRVDSLVNLTFLEFFNASRFSLPGAIPSWLGYRLGSLQVLDLRFSSVSGSIPESIGSLTALNALYLSNNRLVGSIPSALGQLEKLSVLDLSRNSLTGQIPSAFGLLKNLSRLHVSSNYLSGPIPSSLGSISTLQFLDLSDNSLAASIPVELGNLSQLVELNFTRNSLSGSLPVEFAGLKSLQRLEIGDNGIEGGLPEGLFSSLDKLEVVDLSRNKIDSAVPGALLLLPNLLVLNLSDNNFTGTLPNVSSNGNSNGALFDISNNLLYGNLVAPFRHFSFIDLSGNYIQGKIPDGGQNNISLDRNCLQAVSNQKSLEDCKLFYDARGLSFDNVGAAEPIQPPLPEPAPKKRKRWIYILTGLVVGVAFIVLLVVVMVILLRKCDKRTNNQRGSANVGPVPEGDSLSVPKDPTIISSMRDSFTYDQLLSSTGAFSETNLIRHGHSGDLFRGFLDGGFPIVVKKVNICSKNESYTIELELFSKYSHTRLVPFLGHCSENENEKLLVYKYMLNGDLASSLYRLRDSVDDSLQSLDWITRLKIAIGTAEGLSYLHHECHPPVVHRDIQASSILLDDKFEVRIGSLSEARVQEGESHHSKITRFLRKPQSSEPGPSGSSSTSCAYDVYCFGKVLLELITGKLGISKSDDASTKEWLDHTLGYISIYDKELVTKIVDSSLMIDEDLLEEVWAMAIVARSCLNPKPSKRPPMKYILKALENPLKVVREESYSSGRLRATSSRRSWSTAFFGSWRHSSLDHAAIITNREGLSGLKQAGRVGSYGSSGIGHSSSNKKLSNDIFPEALEMQDMDQQDEH from the exons ATGGGAAGAACTCTGCTACAACTTCTACTTCAAATACCTCCAATTTTATTACTATTCTTGATTCACTACACGCTAGCCCAGCAAGCTTTCTTGAACTCCACTATCGAACGCTCTGCATTACTCGATCTCCGCTCGTCTTTAGGTCTAAGAGGCACGGACTGGCCCATTAAATCCGACCCCTGTAGAACCTGGAACGGGGTTCACTGCAAGAACGGCCGTGTCACCGGAATTAGCGTATCTGGGTTTAAACGGACCCGCATTGGCCGTTTGAATCCCAGTTTTCGAGTTGATTCGCTCGTTAATTTGACTTTCCTGGAGTTTTTTAATGCTTCCCGGTTTTCACTTCCCGGTGCAATTCCATCTTGGTTAGGTTACCGGCTTGGTTCTCTTCAAGTTCTCGATCTCCGGTTTAGTTCAGTGAGTGGTTCAATTCCTGAGTCAATTGGTAGTTTAACTGCTCTCAATGCTTTGTATCTCTCTAATAATAGACTTGTTGGTAGTATACCTTCTGCATTGGGGCAGCTGGAGAAATTGTCAGTTCTTGATCTTTCAAGAAATTCACTTACTGGTCAAATACCTAGCGCTTTTGGGTTGCTTAAAAATCTGTCAAGACTCCACGTTTCTTCTAATTACTTATCCGGGCCAATTCCATCTAGTTTGGGTAGCATTTCTACATTGCAGTTCTTGGATTTATCTGATAACAGTCTTGCAGCTTCAATTCCTGTCGAATTGGGTAATCTTTCTCAATTGGTTGAGCTTAATTTTACCAGAAATTCACTGTCTGGGTCATTGCCGGTTGAGTTTGCAGGATTGAAGAGTTTGCAAAGATTGGAAATTGGGGATAACGGAATAGAAGGTGGTTTACCTGAAGGTTTGTTTTCTAGTCTTGATAAATTGGAAGTTGTGGATTTAAGTAGGAATAAAATAGACAGTGCTGTTCCTGGTGCATTGTTATTATTGCCAAATTTGCTGGTTCTTAATTTGTCTGATAACAACTTTACTGGTACTCTGCCGAATGTTAGTTCAAATGGAAATTCCAATGGTGCTTTGTTTGATATTTCAAATAATCTGTTGTATGGAAATTTGGTTGCTCCATTTAGGCATTTTAGTTTCATTGATCTGTCTGGTAATTATATCCAAGGGAAGATTCCAGATGGTGGTCAAAACAACATTAGCCTTGACAGGAACTGCCTTCAGGCTGTGTCGAATCAGAAGAGTTTGGAGGATTGTAAATTGTTTTATGATGCTAGAGGCTTAAGTTTCGATAATGTTGGCGCTGCAGAGCCGATACAACCACCATTGCCTGAACCTGCTCCAAAGAAAAGGAAACGATGGATATACATTTTGACGGGATTGGTGGTTGGAGTTGCCTTCATAGTGCTTTTGGTAGTGGTGATGGTGATTTTACTTAGGAAGTGTGATAAAAGAACTAACAATCAAAGAGGCAGTGCTAATGTGGGGCCTGTTCCAGAAGGAGATAGTCTGTCAGTTCCCAAGGATCCTACTATAATATCTAGTATGAGAGATTCATTTACTTATGATCAGTTGCTTTCTTCAACTGGTGCATTTAGTGAAACAAATCTTATTAGGCATGGTCATTCAGGAGATCTCTTTCGGGGTTTTCTAGATGGAGGATTCCCCATAGTTGTCAAGAAAGTGAATATCTGTTCAAAAAATGAATCATACACGATAGAATTGGAATTGTTCAGTAAATATTCACATACAAGATTGGTTCCGTTCTTGGGGCATTGTTCAGAGAATGAGAACGAGAAGCTTCTGGTCTACAAATATATGCTCAATGGAGACTTGGCTAGTTCCTTGTATAGATTACGAGATTCGGTGGATGACAGTTTGCAGTCTTTAGATTGGATTACAAGACTCAAAATTGCTATAGGAACTGCTGAAGGCCTTTCATATCTACATCATGAGTGCCACCCTCCCGTTGTTCATAG AGATATTCAAGCAAGCAGTATCCTTCTTGACGACAAATTTGAGGTGCGAATTGGAAGCCTGAGTGAGGCCCGTGTCCAGGAAGGAGAATCTCACCACAGTAAGATCACAAGGTTTTTGCGGAAGCCACA ATCCTCCGAACCAGGCCCTTCCG GTTCATCTTCGACGAGTTGTGCTTATGATGTATATTGCTTCGGAAAGGTGTTACTTGAACTCATAACAGGCAAACTTGGCATCAGTAAATCAGATGACGCCTCTACAAAGGAATGGTTGGATCATACATTAGGATACATCAGTATATATGACAAAGAATTGGTGACAAAGATTGTTGACTCATCTCTAATGATAGATGAAGATTTGCTGGAAGAAGTATGGGCCATGGCCATTGTGGCCAGATCATGCCTTAACCCGAAGCCGTCAAAACGCCCTCCAATGAAATACATACTGAAGGCCTTAGAAAATCCTTTGAAAGTTGTGAGAGAGGAAAGTTACAGTTCAGGGAGGCTACGAGCAACTTCTTCTCGGAGATCATGGAGTACGGCTTTCTTCGGTAGTTGGCGACACAGTTCATTGGATCACGCTGCCATCATCACTAACCGAGAAGGTTTAAGTGGCTTGAAGCAAGCAGGAAGAGTAGGATCTTATGGAAGTAGTGGAATTGGACATTCATCATCgaataaaaaattatccaatGACATTTTTCCTGAGGCGTTGGAGATGCAAGATATGGATCAACAAGATGAGCATTAG
- the LOC126664342 gene encoding uncharacterized protein LOC126664342 produces MMNFTSNLCKRMNVKELVSSVPVYETITSRITDSSAGGLSLMFKRWATKKTAGSTKNGRDSKPKNLGVKKFGGEKVIPGNIIVRQRGTRFHPGNYVGIGKDHTLFALKEGNVKFETHKLSGRKWVHVVPKDGYQLHPVYSKAESASTQLNTAAS; encoded by the exons ATGATGAATTTTACATCGAATTTATGCAAGCGTATGAATGTGAAGGAGCTTGTCTCCAGTGTGCCTGTTTATGAAACCATTACTAGCAGAATTACAG ATAGTTCTGCTGGTGGATTAAGCTTGATGTTTAAGCGTTGGGCTACGAAGAAAACAGCAGGATCCACCAAAAATGGGAGAGACTCTAAACCTAAGAATCTTGGAGTCAAGAAATTTGGCGGTGAG AAGGTGATACCAGGAAATATCATAGTTAGGCAACGGGGAACTCGTTTTCATCCAGGAAACTATGTTGGAATCGGAAAAGATCATACCTTGTTTGCCCTTAAAGAAGGAAATGTCAAGTTTGAGACTCATAAACTGAGTGGTCGTAAATGGGTTCATGTTGTGCCTAAGGATGGGTATCAGCTACACCCTGTTTATTCTAAAGCAGAATCAGCTTCAACCCAGCTCAACACAGCTGCTTCATGA